A stretch of Myceligenerans xiligouense DNA encodes these proteins:
- a CDS encoding metallophosphoesterase family protein, translating into MISDVHGNLTALEAVLRDIDTRGVERIINLGDFVGKGPRGADVVDRCDKECDVNIRGNWDDFLHTIGDDDAPEMRWWRDEVREDQLEWLRTLPLSYELMMSGRRIRLYHASARSPHHRVRETHTREEFEGMFANTAMTGPGPAPTVVGYGDIHRTYVETWPDRMLFNVGSVGNPLDEPVPSYAILEGEPENEEPAPFGIQFVRVPYDVEAEIAAAADLGMPALEAYAKELRTAVYRGLP; encoded by the coding sequence TTGATATCGGATGTCCACGGCAACCTGACAGCTCTTGAAGCGGTGCTGCGCGACATCGACACGCGGGGCGTCGAGCGGATCATCAATCTCGGTGACTTCGTGGGCAAGGGGCCGCGGGGCGCGGACGTCGTCGACCGCTGCGACAAGGAATGCGACGTCAACATCCGCGGGAACTGGGACGACTTCCTGCACACGATCGGCGACGACGACGCGCCGGAGATGCGCTGGTGGCGCGACGAGGTGCGGGAGGACCAGCTGGAATGGCTTCGTACGCTGCCGCTCAGCTACGAGCTGATGATGAGCGGGCGGCGGATCCGGCTCTACCACGCGTCGGCCCGGAGCCCGCATCACCGGGTGCGGGAGACACATACCCGCGAGGAATTCGAGGGTATGTTCGCGAATACCGCGATGACCGGTCCCGGGCCTGCCCCGACGGTGGTCGGATACGGCGACATCCACAGAACCTACGTCGAGACCTGGCCGGACCGCATGCTCTTCAACGTGGGGAGCGTGGGGAACCCGCTCGACGAGCCCGTCCCGAGTTATGCGATTCTCGAGGGCGAGCCGGAGAACGAGGAGCCCGCACCGTTCGGGATCCAGTTCGTCCGCGTGCCCTACGACGTCGAGGCGGAGATCGCCGCCGCCGCCGACCTGGGCATGCCGGCACTGGAGGCGTACGCGAAGGAGCTACGCACCGCCGTCTATCGCGGGCTCCCGTAG
- a CDS encoding class I SAM-dependent methyltransferase yields the protein MDSYRATAHARAVDAPVLLDPVLATARAKGGPVASVLELGCADGVFTSWLAREGLTVTAVEYSARMRCATRHRLRSDAAPLERVKMIGHEFHNGGEPLPPLRGRVFDVVIAMAFVHLFPAGTDLKVLQQIGRHLAPGGVAFLTTTVEEEDRRGFEFKDGPHGSRVRYRSRYTATSFIELVNAAGLEVRDKQYQVDPRVEGKTWLDVIVGHPGDSPRPAPSRPGASLREPAIDGGA from the coding sequence GTGGACTCGTACCGCGCCACCGCACATGCCCGCGCTGTCGACGCTCCCGTGCTCCTCGATCCCGTGCTGGCGACCGCTCGCGCGAAGGGCGGTCCGGTCGCCTCCGTGCTCGAGCTCGGGTGTGCCGACGGGGTCTTCACCTCATGGCTGGCACGAGAGGGCCTCACGGTCACTGCCGTCGAGTACTCGGCGCGGATGCGTTGTGCCACACGGCACCGACTTCGCTCCGATGCGGCCCCGCTCGAACGCGTGAAGATGATCGGGCACGAGTTCCACAACGGCGGCGAGCCCTTGCCACCGCTCAGGGGCAGGGTCTTCGACGTCGTCATCGCCATGGCGTTCGTACACCTCTTCCCTGCCGGGACGGATCTGAAGGTGCTCCAGCAGATCGGAAGGCACCTCGCCCCAGGTGGCGTGGCTTTCCTGACCACGACGGTCGAGGAGGAGGACCGGCGTGGTTTCGAGTTCAAGGACGGGCCGCACGGATCCCGCGTCCGCTATCGCAGCCGGTACACGGCGACAAGTTTCATCGAGCTCGTGAACGCTGCCGGGCTCGAGGTCCGGGACAAGCAGTACCAGGTGGACCCACGGGTCGAGGGAAAGACCTGGCTGGACGTCATCGTCGGGCACCCGGGCGACTCGCCCCGGCCGGCGCCCTCCCGGCCGGGCGCCTCTCTACGGGAGCCCGCGATAGACGGCGGTGCGTAG
- a CDS encoding fumarate reductase/succinate dehydrogenase flavoprotein subunit has product MTETERHEYDVLVIGAGGAGLRAAIAARERGLRTAIVCKSLFGKAHTVMAEGGCAAAMGNVNDNDSWQVHFRDTMRGGKFLNSWRMAELHAKEAPDRVWELETWGALFDRTPDGRISQRNFGGHTYPRLAHVGDRTGLEIIRTMQQRIVALQQADHTETGDYEARLRVFAECTVTELLTDDDGAVAGAFGYWRESGRFIEFSAPAVVLATGGIGKSFQVTSNSWEYTGDGHALALRAGANLIDMEFVQFHPTGMVWPPSVKGILVTEGVRGDGGVLKNADGDRFMFGYVPDVFKGQYAQTEDEADRWYEDQENNRRTPDLLPRDEVARAINTEVKEGRGSPHGGVYLDIASRMPADEIRRRLPSMYHQFKELADVDITAEPMEVGPTCHYVMGGIDVDPDTGQSRVPGLFATGECAGGMHGSNRLGGNSLSDLLVFGRRAGLGAADYVAGVRRRPAARREAVEAAAEMTLAPFAPAAHGAGENPYTLHAELQRMMNDLVGIIRTESEMTEALDRLGALRERVRDVAVEGHRQYNPGWHLALDLRNMLMVGEAVASSARTRTESRGGHTRADHPGLDPEWRRRALLTARDRDGRDDVVVPRVAVEQAERAPMREDLLALFDLTELEKYYTAAELTAHPQGGTP; this is encoded by the coding sequence GTGACCGAGACCGAGCGCCACGAGTACGACGTCCTCGTCATCGGGGCGGGCGGCGCGGGCCTGCGCGCCGCCATCGCGGCGCGAGAACGCGGCCTGCGCACGGCGATCGTGTGCAAGTCGCTCTTCGGCAAGGCGCACACCGTCATGGCCGAGGGCGGCTGCGCCGCGGCGATGGGCAACGTGAACGACAACGACTCCTGGCAGGTGCACTTCCGCGACACCATGCGGGGCGGCAAGTTCCTCAACAGCTGGCGCATGGCCGAGCTGCACGCGAAGGAGGCGCCCGACCGCGTCTGGGAGCTGGAGACGTGGGGCGCGCTCTTCGACCGCACGCCGGACGGCCGCATCAGCCAGCGCAACTTCGGTGGCCACACCTACCCGCGACTCGCCCACGTGGGAGACCGCACCGGCCTGGAGATCATCCGCACGATGCAGCAGCGGATCGTGGCGCTCCAGCAGGCCGACCACACCGAGACCGGCGACTACGAGGCGCGGCTGCGCGTGTTCGCAGAGTGCACCGTCACGGAGCTGCTCACGGACGACGACGGCGCCGTGGCCGGGGCGTTCGGGTACTGGCGGGAGTCGGGCCGCTTCATCGAGTTCTCGGCCCCTGCCGTGGTGCTGGCCACGGGCGGGATCGGGAAGTCGTTCCAGGTGACGTCGAACTCGTGGGAGTACACGGGCGACGGCCACGCGCTCGCGCTGCGGGCCGGGGCGAACCTGATCGACATGGAGTTCGTGCAGTTCCACCCGACCGGTATGGTCTGGCCGCCCAGCGTCAAGGGCATCCTCGTGACCGAGGGGGTGCGCGGCGACGGCGGCGTCCTGAAGAACGCCGACGGCGACCGGTTCATGTTCGGCTACGTCCCGGACGTGTTCAAGGGCCAGTACGCCCAGACCGAGGACGAGGCGGACCGCTGGTACGAGGACCAGGAGAACAACCGCCGTACCCCCGACCTGCTGCCCCGCGACGAGGTGGCGCGCGCGATCAACACCGAGGTGAAGGAGGGGCGCGGCTCCCCGCACGGCGGCGTCTACCTCGACATCGCCAGCCGGATGCCGGCCGACGAGATCCGGCGTCGCCTGCCGTCGATGTACCACCAGTTCAAGGAACTGGCCGACGTCGACATCACGGCCGAGCCCATGGAGGTCGGGCCTACCTGCCACTACGTGATGGGCGGGATCGACGTCGACCCGGACACCGGGCAGTCGCGGGTGCCGGGCCTGTTCGCGACCGGGGAGTGCGCCGGCGGGATGCACGGCTCGAACCGGCTGGGCGGCAACTCGCTCTCGGACCTGCTGGTGTTCGGCCGCCGCGCGGGGCTCGGTGCGGCCGACTACGTCGCCGGGGTCCGACGTCGTCCCGCGGCGCGGCGGGAGGCCGTCGAGGCCGCCGCCGAGATGACGCTCGCGCCGTTCGCACCCGCGGCCCACGGTGCCGGGGAGAACCCGTACACGCTGCACGCCGAGCTCCAGCGGATGATGAACGATCTGGTCGGGATCATCCGGACCGAGTCCGAGATGACCGAGGCGCTCGATCGCCTCGGCGCGCTGCGGGAGCGCGTGCGGGACGTCGCCGTCGAGGGCCACCGGCAGTACAACCCCGGCTGGCACCTGGCGCTGGACCTGCGGAACATGCTCATGGTGGGTGAGGCCGTGGCGTCGTCGGCCCGGACGCGCACCGAGAGCCGCGGGGGTCACACCCGTGCCGACCATCCGGGGCTGGACCCGGAGTGGCGCCGTCGGGCGCTGCTGACCGCACGTGACCGCGACGGCCGGGACGACGTCGTCGTGCCGCGGGTCGCCGTCGAACAGGCCGAGCGCGCGCCGATGCGCGAGGACCTGCTCGCCCTGTTCGACCTCACCGAACTCGAGAAGTACTACACCGCGGCCGAGTTGACCGCGCACCCGCAGGGAGGGACCCCATGA
- a CDS encoding succinate dehydrogenase/fumarate reductase iron-sulfur subunit, giving the protein MTYTARLRVWRGDATGGASADYEVEANEGEVVLDVLHRLQATQTPDLAVRWNCKAGKCGSCSAEINGRPRLLCMTRMSVFDPAEVLTVTPMRAFPVIRDLVTDVSFNYAKAREIPSFTPPADLAPGEYRMQQIDVERSQEFRKCIECYLCQDTCHVVRDHEENKPAFAGPRYLMRVAELEMHPLDVADRVPEMQDEHGLGLCNITKCCTDVCPEGIKITDNALIPMKERVADRRYDPLVWLGRTISRRGDRRARG; this is encoded by the coding sequence ATGACGTACACCGCACGGCTGCGGGTGTGGCGCGGGGACGCCACCGGCGGCGCGTCGGCCGACTACGAGGTGGAGGCCAACGAGGGCGAGGTGGTGCTCGACGTCCTCCACCGGCTCCAGGCCACCCAGACCCCCGACCTCGCGGTGCGGTGGAACTGCAAGGCGGGCAAGTGCGGGTCGTGCTCGGCGGAGATCAACGGGCGCCCGCGCCTGCTGTGCATGACGCGCATGTCCGTGTTCGATCCCGCCGAGGTGCTGACGGTGACGCCGATGCGCGCGTTCCCGGTGATCCGTGATCTGGTGACGGACGTGTCGTTCAACTACGCCAAGGCGCGCGAGATCCCGTCGTTCACTCCGCCGGCCGACCTGGCGCCCGGCGAGTACCGGATGCAGCAGATCGACGTCGAGCGCTCGCAGGAGTTCCGCAAGTGCATCGAGTGCTACCTGTGCCAGGACACCTGTCACGTGGTGCGCGACCACGAGGAGAACAAGCCGGCGTTCGCCGGTCCTCGGTACCTCATGCGGGTGGCCGAGCTGGAGATGCATCCGCTCGACGTCGCGGACCGGGTCCCCGAGATGCAGGACGAGCACGGCCTGGGACTGTGCAACATCACGAAGTGCTGTACCGACGTGTGCCCGGAGGGGATCAAGATCACGGACAACGCGCTCATCCCGATGAAGGAGCGTGTCGCCGACCGGCGCTACGACCCGCTGGTCTGGCTGGGCCGGACCATCTCACGCCGCGGCGACCGGCGAGCCCGCGGGTGA